Proteins from a single region of Aythya fuligula isolate bAytFul2 chromosome 3, bAytFul2.pri, whole genome shotgun sequence:
- the GPR63 gene encoding probable G-protein coupled receptor 63, which produces MVFSAMLTLASPGTSNATFIVYENAYTNFTTPHFLLRSGTTQPLRYSSGAVLTTERSTFLVNATAILPSQEIFRSLSLPLQIILSAAMIFILLVSFLGNFVVCLMVYQKAAMRSAINILLASLAFADMLLAVLNMPFALITIITTQWIFGDIFCRVSAMFFWLFVIEGVAILLIISIDRFLIIVQRQDKLNPYRAKILIVISWAASFVVAFPLSVGNPNLQIPSRAPQCVFGYSTNPGYRAYVIVILLISFFIPFLVMLYSFMGILNTVRHNAVRIHSHPDSICLSQASKLGLMSLQRPFQMNIDMSFKTRAFTTILILFLVFIVCWAPFTTYSLIATFNSHFYYKHNFFEISTWLLWLCYLKSALNPLIYYWRIKKFHDACLDLMPKYFKFLPQLPGHTRRRIRPSAIYVCGEHRSVV; this is translated from the coding sequence ATGGTTTTCTCAGCAATGTTGACATTGGCCAGTCCTGGGACCTCAAATGCTACTTTTATTGTTTATGAAAACGCCTACACGAATTTTACTACTCCACATTTCTTGCTTCGTAGTGGCACAACACAGCCATTGAGATATAGTTCAGGTGCCGTGCTAACCACTGAGAGAAGTACTTTTCTGGTAAATGCTACAGCTATCCTGCCATCACAAGAAATTTTCAGGAGCTTGAGTTTGCCACTCCAGATCATTCTTTCTGCTGCTATGATATTTATCCTATTGGTTTCTTTCCTTGGAAACTTTGTTGTCTGCCTCATGGTCTACCAGAAGGCAGCTATGCGATCTGCGATTAACATTCTCTTAGCAAGCCTGGCTTTTGCAGAcatgctgctggcagtgctgaaCATGCCTTTTGCTTTGATAACAATCATTACCACTCAGTGGATTTTTGGGGATATATTCTGCAGAGTCTCTGCCatgtttttctggctttttgtCATAGAGGGGGTAGCCATTCTTCTTATTATTAGCATTGACCGATTTCTTATCATAGTGCAGAGGCAAGATAAACTGAACCCATACCGTGCAAAGATTCTAATTGTGATTTCCTGGGCAGCATcctttgttgttgcttttccgTTGTCAGTAGGGAATCCTAATCTGCAGATACCCTCGAGAGCACCTCAGTGTGTTTTTGGCTACTCTACCAACCCAGGTTACCGAGCGTATGTGATAGTTATCTTgctaatttccttttttattccattCCTGGTAATGTTGTATTCTTTTATGGGCATACTCAACACCGTCCGCCACAATGCAGTTCGTATCCATAGCCACCCTGATAGCATATGTCTCAGCCAGGCCAGCAAACTTGGTCTCATGAGCTTACAGAGACCTTTTCAGATGAATATTGATATGAGCTTTAAAACTCGTGCCTTCACGACCATCTTGATTTTGTTCCTTGTCTTCATAGTCTGTTGGGCACCCTTCACCACTTACAGCCTTATTGCCACATTCAACAGCCACTTCTACTACAAGCACAACTTTTTTGAGATAAGCACTTGGCTCCTTTGGCTCTGCTACCTCAAGTCTGCACTGAATCCACTGATTTACTACTGGAGGATTAAGAAGTTTCATGATGCATGCTTAGACTTGATGCCCAAATACTTCAAGTTTTTGCCACAGCTACCTGGCCATACAAGGCGGCGCATTCGACCTAGTGCCATCTATGTGTGTGGAGAGCATCGGTCTGTAGTGTAA